In Colletotrichum higginsianum IMI 349063 chromosome 3, whole genome shotgun sequence, a genomic segment contains:
- a CDS encoding Major facilitator superfamily transporter, which produces MGRRDASPARSDDDWGKLPDEEDVDIDNDLALDPEASSRGREEASTSLLASHSVYNSNKARPSRRSFTTSYPVLAIIVLSCLLLGALASTALTALVSHIRNTSSSSNSSTAHRNDNTLASPSHDNQTAATYLLPAPCGTSPSQARAAGCLFDLVSFNWLPPQCHDAELAASFEADLRSAGHLAWYEDPRGARPIPRARVATGEVSGVYVSLGYHLRHCTAMWRRMHRALMQGGGGLGRVDGYIWSYHHTRHCEEMLLAAALDSGSSGGGGGGGGGGGGGEMAVYSTEVRIKYPDCGVVLES; this is translated from the coding sequence ATGGGGCGTCGAGACGCATCGCCAGCGCGGTCTGATGACGACTGGGGGAAGCTCcccgacgaagaggacgtcgacatcgataacgacctcgccctcgaccccGAGGCCTCGTCCCGCGGTCGTGAAGAGGCATCGACATCCCTCCTGGCCTCCCACTCGGTCTACAATAGCAACAAGGCCCGCCCATCGCGCCGGTCGTTCACAACCTCCTACCCTgtcctcgccatcatcgtcctctcctgtctcctcctcggcgccctcgcaTCCACGGCCCTCACCGCCCTCGTCTCCCACATCCGCAacacctcctcctcatccaaCTCTTCCACGGCCCACCGCAACGACAACACCCTCGCCTCCCCTTCCCACGACAACCAGACCGCCGCAACCTACCTCCTCCCGGCCCCCTGCGgcacctccccctcccaggctcgcgccgccggctgccTCTTCGACCTGGTGTCCTTCAACTGGCTGCCGCCCCAGTgccacgacgccgagctcgccgcctccttcgAGGCCGACCTGCGCTCGGCCGGCCACCTCGCGTGGTACGAGGACCCGCGGGGCGCCCGGCCCATCCCGCGCGCCCGCGTCGCCACGGGCGAGGTCTCGGGCGTCTACGTCTCCCTCGGCTACCACCTCCGCCACTGCACCGCCATGTGGCGGCGGATGCACCGCGCGCTGATGcaagggggcggcgggctggggCGCGTCGACGGGTACATCTGGAGCTACCACCACACGCGGCACTGCGAGGagatgctgctggcggccgcGCTTGATAGCGGCAGTagtggcggaggaggaggaggaggtggtggtggtggtggtggtgagaTGGCGGTGTACTCGACCGAGGTGAGGATCAAGTATCCGGACTGCGGTGTGGTTTTGGAGTCGTAG